From the Candidatus Dadabacteria bacterium genome, one window contains:
- a CDS encoding FtsX-like permease family protein: MNIMLVSLGERTREIGIRLAVGAKEKNILVQFLIESVLLSLVGGAIGTVVGILVSKLASALTGWPTQISILAILVAFLFSALVGIVFGIYPARKAAQLNPIEALRYE, from the coding sequence ATGAACATAATGCTGGTTTCCTTAGGGGAGAGAACGAGAGAGATAGGAATTCGCCTCGCGGTGGGAGCCAAGGAGAAAAACATACTGGTACAGTTTCTCATAGAATCAGTTCTGCTCTCCCTTGTCGGCGGGGCTATAGGGACGGTGGTCGGGATACTTGTCTCGAAGCTGGCTTCTGCCCTTACCGGGTGGCCGACCCAGATATCCATACTCGCGATACTGGTGGCTTTCCTGTTCTCGGCCCTTGTCGGAATTGTCTTCGGCATATACCCGGCGAGAAAGGCAGCGCAGCTAAATCCCATAGAGGCCCTGAGATATGAGTGA
- a CDS encoding glycosyltransferase family 4 protein, producing MKVMFVVERMEVGGAQRQIAYMANHLSRRNIEVSLLVVKKKGEMLDKIVPEVEIVSCFRLASRMPFWGVIFQVLAIIRAARSKKPNVIYCRLMEFPGAVAGKILGIPTVVAEINNPRKSLEIKYNSQ from the coding sequence ATGAAAGTGATGTTTGTGGTTGAACGCATGGAGGTGGGTGGCGCGCAGAGACAGATTGCCTATATGGCAAACCATCTTTCCCGGAGAAATATAGAGGTTTCCTTGCTGGTGGTGAAAAAAAAGGGAGAGATGCTAGACAAGATAGTTCCCGAAGTAGAAATAGTTTCATGCTTTAGGTTGGCATCAAGAATGCCTTTTTGGGGCGTCATTTTCCAAGTTTTGGCTATTATTCGGGCGGCAAGAAGCAAAAAGCCAAATGTTATATATTGTCGTCTTATGGAATTTCCCGGAGCAGTTGCAGGGAAAATTCTTGGTATTCCCACGGTCGTTGCGGAGATAAACAATCCGCGCAAAAGTCTAGAAATAAAATATAATTCCCAATGA
- a CDS encoding FtsX-like permease family protein — MNPLLSIDISYRAIKSNKVRSFLTTLGIIIGVAAVISLVSITGGAKKMIEGQLASLGANSLAVKSGKITKSGKTLLAGNVKPLTGKDVEAIGNLEAVKYVSAISNTTANVVSGNRNVFTAVIGTGKDFIFINDWFPERGTFFNEIDVRGAALVCVLGKTVKENLFGSQNPIGKSLRIGKYTYRVIGVMSPIGPTPSGKDQDDIVLLPYTSVQKRLVGTRSLDRITIFVDPAYDLILAQGEVEKVLRRQHGIKDKMEDDFSVRTQQTQIKTIKNVSRILTVLLGSIASISLVVGGIGIMNIMLVSVGERTREIGIRLAVGAKEKNILVQFLIESVLLSLVGGAIGTAIGILISKVASTITGWPTQISVLAILVAFLFSALVGIVFGIYPAKKAAQLNPIEALRYE, encoded by the coding sequence ATGAACCCGCTTCTCTCGATCGATATCTCATACAGGGCGATAAAGAGCAACAAGGTAAGATCGTTTCTCACCACCCTAGGAATAATCATAGGGGTCGCGGCCGTGATTTCGCTCGTATCGATAACCGGTGGCGCAAAGAAAATGATAGAAGGACAGCTCGCTTCCCTCGGAGCTAATTCCTTGGCAGTAAAGAGCGGAAAAATTACAAAAAGCGGAAAAACCCTCCTCGCGGGAAACGTAAAACCGCTTACCGGTAAAGATGTAGAAGCAATAGGAAACCTCGAAGCTGTCAAGTACGTCTCAGCAATATCCAACACGACCGCCAACGTGGTCTCGGGAAACAGAAACGTTTTTACCGCCGTGATAGGAACAGGAAAAGACTTCATATTCATAAACGACTGGTTTCCCGAGAGGGGGACGTTCTTTAATGAAATCGACGTACGGGGAGCGGCCCTTGTCTGCGTACTGGGGAAAACCGTGAAGGAAAACCTGTTCGGAAGCCAGAACCCCATAGGAAAAAGCCTAAGAATCGGCAAATACACCTACAGGGTTATAGGGGTTATGTCCCCTATCGGCCCAACTCCCAGCGGAAAAGACCAGGACGATATCGTCCTGCTTCCCTATACCTCCGTTCAGAAGAGGCTTGTCGGCACCAGATCGCTTGACAGAATCACGATTTTCGTAGACCCCGCCTACGATCTGATTCTCGCCCAGGGGGAAGTGGAAAAAGTTCTGCGCAGACAGCATGGAATCAAGGATAAAATGGAAGACGATTTTTCCGTAAGAACTCAGCAGACGCAGATAAAAACCATAAAAAACGTCTCGAGGATCCTTACAGTGCTTCTCGGAAGCATAGCGTCGATCTCGCTTGTTGTGGGAGGGATCGGGATAATGAACATAATGCTCGTTTCGGTAGGGGAAAGAACAAGGGAAATAGGCATCAGGCTTGCCGTGGGGGCCAAGGAGAAAAACATACTGGTTCAGTTTCTAATCGAATCCGTACTTCTTTCCCTTGTAGGCGGCGCGATAGGAACGGCGATCGGAATACTGATCTCCAAGGTGGCTTCGACGATAACCGGCTGGCCTACCCAGATATCCGTGCTGGCAATACTGGTAGCTTTTCTGTTTTCGGCCCTTGTCGGTATAGTCTTCGGTATATACCCCGCCAAAAAAGCAGCGCAGCTAAATCCCATAGAAGCTCTTAGATACGAGTAA
- a CDS encoding glycosyltransferase family 4 protein, translating into MKKYEGLRVLYVGSHPLFTEGASAVHMLKMCQAMTNLGIEVECVLPGRVNKKRLFSYYGIKNPFRVTSIVLSGGLARRPLHGFLSSFYACGEKENFDLVLTRDLIFAWFATKIFGVPTVYDAHHPPVNWSAERIIGSFSRSKNLLGMSFNSRGLHDIYFCLGMTGQNPMVAPNGFEREAFEGEHDISSLRERLGLPLERKIVCYCGNTYRGRGLEILVRAAAQMPEVEFLIVGGRERDNALWREMARQEGSTNLRIEGFVRQREVPSYLLASDVLVMPYSSKVTIRDGTEAGKFTSPLKLFEYMAAGKPIVATGVPSVLEILRPGENSVVTPPDNEGEFIRALGLVLADSELCVRISEGARSDATEYTWEKRVERIIEMAGVL; encoded by the coding sequence ATGAAAAAATACGAAGGACTGAGGGTGCTTTACGTAGGAAGCCACCCGCTTTTTACAGAAGGGGCCAGCGCCGTTCACATGCTCAAGATGTGCCAGGCGATGACCAACCTTGGAATCGAGGTTGAGTGCGTTCTGCCGGGGCGCGTTAACAAGAAAAGACTTTTTTCGTATTACGGTATCAAGAATCCTTTTCGTGTAACCTCGATTGTGCTTTCGGGTGGGCTTGCCAGACGGCCGCTACATGGTTTTTTAAGCTCCTTTTATGCTTGCGGAGAAAAAGAAAATTTTGATCTCGTGCTCACTAGGGACCTTATCTTCGCTTGGTTCGCAACCAAAATTTTCGGGGTGCCAACGGTCTACGACGCTCACCACCCTCCGGTTAACTGGTCAGCCGAAAGAATAATAGGTTCTTTTTCCCGCTCGAAGAACCTGCTCGGGATGTCCTTTAATTCGCGGGGTCTACACGACATATACTTCTGCCTCGGGATGACTGGGCAAAATCCCATGGTGGCCCCGAACGGCTTCGAACGGGAGGCGTTCGAAGGAGAACATGACATTTCCTCGCTTCGGGAGCGCCTCGGTCTTCCGCTCGAGAGAAAAATAGTGTGCTACTGTGGAAACACTTACAGGGGAAGGGGGCTTGAGATTCTGGTGCGCGCCGCGGCGCAGATGCCCGAGGTTGAGTTTCTCATTGTCGGAGGCAGGGAACGGGATAATGCGCTTTGGCGCGAGATGGCGAGGCAGGAAGGATCGACCAATCTCAGAATAGAGGGGTTTGTGCGACAACGGGAAGTACCTTCTTACCTCCTTGCTTCAGATGTTTTGGTCATGCCCTATTCGTCCAAGGTAACTATAAGGGACGGGACGGAAGCCGGTAAGTTTACTTCTCCGCTTAAGCTTTTCGAGTATATGGCCGCTGGAAAACCCATTGTTGCAACCGGGGTTCCGTCGGTTCTTGAGATACTGCGTCCGGGGGAGAACTCGGTTGTTACTCCTCCTGATAACGAGGGGGAGTTTATTCGGGCACTTGGCCTCGTGCTTGCTGATTCAGAGCTTTGCGTGCGGATTTCAGAAGGGGCCCGCTCGGACGCGACGGAATATACGTGGGAGAAGAGAGTGGAGAGGATAATTGAGATGGCTGGAGTTTTGTAA
- a CDS encoding DUF4041 domain-containing protein codes for MSLIIAFLILGVPILLLVLLIKARGRAARAEDESKKLRVRFASVLSIEDEANKASLERNSILQDLENLRKDYAEKRNVYDRLRSEVAIFDEKLAFAEMGVYEPHFDFGDSESFKEAISEIRTKQKEMVKAKTAVTCEAEWVLEGSKSKGRTMTNRQIRLTLRAFNNECDAAIANTRWNNVNAMEKRILNAATQIDKLNVSSKVIIEEDYLSLKLDELFLNHEYRETLKRERDERAEAARLARDEKRLIQEAEAAEKEEVKYRQMLAQAQNEVAGKTGQDVEQLQERIAELERKLEEVHALGERARSMAQRTRSGYVYIVSNIGSFGEDIVKIGLTRRLDPDDRVRELGDASVPFIFDTHAMIYSEDAPALESALHAEFHNRRVNAANLRKEFFRVGLDEVESAVKRLAPKASFFKDREAQDYHETIARRRVEAEKVSTELDSGLPLSI; via the coding sequence ATGAGTCTTATCATCGCATTTTTAATTCTTGGGGTGCCCATTCTCCTTCTTGTGCTTCTCATCAAGGCAAGAGGTCGCGCGGCCCGAGCCGAGGATGAGAGCAAAAAACTTCGGGTCAGATTTGCCTCAGTTCTCAGCATTGAAGATGAAGCTAACAAGGCATCCCTTGAACGTAACTCTATACTCCAGGACTTGGAGAATCTGCGGAAAGACTATGCCGAGAAGCGCAACGTCTATGACCGCCTCAGGAGTGAAGTTGCCATATTCGACGAAAAGCTTGCCTTTGCTGAGATGGGAGTCTATGAACCCCATTTTGATTTTGGGGACAGCGAATCGTTCAAAGAAGCAATCAGCGAGATTCGCACAAAACAGAAGGAAATGGTAAAGGCCAAGACTGCTGTGACTTGTGAAGCTGAATGGGTTTTGGAGGGAAGCAAGTCCAAGGGCCGAACCATGACCAATCGCCAAATCCGTCTGACTCTGAGGGCTTTTAACAATGAGTGTGATGCCGCAATCGCAAACACACGATGGAATAATGTAAATGCAATGGAAAAGCGGATATTAAATGCTGCCACCCAGATCGACAAACTCAATGTTTCAAGCAAAGTGATTATTGAAGAAGACTATCTGTCTCTAAAACTTGATGAGCTTTTCCTAAACCACGAGTACCGCGAAACACTGAAGCGTGAGCGGGATGAGCGAGCCGAGGCCGCACGTCTTGCACGCGATGAAAAAAGGCTGATCCAAGAAGCCGAGGCCGCGGAAAAGGAAGAAGTAAAGTATCGCCAGATGCTTGCTCAAGCCCAAAACGAGGTTGCGGGGAAAACAGGGCAAGATGTTGAGCAGTTGCAGGAACGCATCGCAGAACTTGAAAGAAAGCTCGAAGAGGTACACGCACTTGGTGAGCGAGCACGCTCAATGGCGCAGAGAACACGTTCGGGCTATGTTTACATCGTCTCAAATATCGGTTCTTTTGGAGAAGATATCGTGAAGATTGGACTGACCCGTAGGCTAGACCCGGATGACCGAGTGCGCGAACTAGGCGACGCAAGCGTGCCGTTCATTTTTGACACCCACGCCATGATTTATAGCGAAGATGCACCCGCTTTGGAGAGTGCTTTGCACGCTGAGTTTCACAACAGGAGAGTGAATGCAGCAAATCTGCGGAAGGAGTTCTTCAGAGTTGGGTTAGATGAGGTTGAGAGTGCGGTTAAACGCTTGGCACCCAAAGCATCATTTTTCAAAGATCGCGAGGCGCAGGACTACCATGAGACAATCGCACGCCGCCGGGTGGAAGCCGAGAAAGTCTCAACTGAATTGGATAGTGGACTGCCTTTATCTATCTAA
- a CDS encoding sigma-70 family RNA polymerase sigma factor, producing MAKESPNDESLLELVGEGDRAALAVLVRRHSDRYYRLAYRYTARREEAEDIVQAAFIKLWETPDIWDPRRGARFTTWFYRVVVNLCLDSRKKRGEAAVPESFEVRDEGTDSESKVAENEARALLAREIKRLPPRQKTALILCFYEELRHEDAAGIMKVSVSALRSLLMRAKATLRREMDRYL from the coding sequence ATGGCAAAAGAGTCACCGAACGATGAAAGCTTGCTTGAACTCGTAGGGGAAGGCGACCGTGCGGCGTTAGCCGTGCTTGTAAGGAGGCATAGCGACAGGTATTACCGGCTTGCCTATCGCTACACTGCCAGGCGCGAAGAAGCAGAAGACATAGTGCAGGCGGCATTTATAAAGCTTTGGGAGACCCCGGATATATGGGATCCTCGAAGAGGAGCAAGGTTCACCACCTGGTTTTACCGGGTGGTGGTAAACCTCTGTCTTGACAGCAGGAAAAAACGCGGCGAGGCAGCGGTTCCCGAATCGTTTGAAGTGAGGGACGAGGGTACTGACTCAGAAAGCAAGGTTGCCGAGAATGAGGCGAGAGCCCTGCTTGCAAGGGAGATCAAGAGGTTGCCTCCGAGGCAGAAAACCGCTTTGATTCTCTGCTTCTATGAGGAACTGAGACATGAGGACGCCGCCGGGATAATGAAGGTAAGCGTTTCGGCGCTTCGCTCTTTGCTAATGAGGGCCAAGGCGACACTCAGACGGGAGATGGACCGCTATCTTTGA
- a CDS encoding periplasmic heavy metal sensor: protein MRDPVRLLILLLVVLGVILIGFVAGRGCDRHQAKRGERIITLLDECSIPESRRTKLKEKLRAALPDAEGKKVRRRLNGEVIAILEAEQFDAEAYRESLDKMFLERQRQKQRVLEVMVEIASELNWEERKALAEIFRRSPRFKYLPRTN, encoded by the coding sequence ATGAGAGACCCGGTCAGATTATTGATACTTTTGCTGGTTGTCCTCGGGGTTATTCTCATCGGTTTTGTAGCGGGGAGAGGGTGTGACCGTCATCAAGCGAAGCGGGGAGAGCGTATAATCACCCTGCTTGACGAATGTTCCATTCCGGAATCAAGGCGCACCAAGCTTAAGGAAAAACTGCGCGCTGCGCTTCCCGATGCGGAGGGGAAAAAAGTAAGACGGCGGCTGAACGGGGAGGTAATCGCCATTCTCGAGGCGGAGCAGTTCGATGCGGAAGCTTACCGAGAGAGCCTGGATAAGATGTTCCTGGAGCGCCAGAGGCAAAAGCAGCGGGTTCTCGAAGTCATGGTCGAGATAGCATCCGAGCTTAACTGGGAGGAACGAAAAGCCCTTGCGGAGATATTTCGCCGGTCACCCAGGTTCAAATATCTCCCGCGGACAAACTGA
- a CDS encoding diphthine--ammonia ligase: MSEPIALCFSGGKDSAMALQEIRRRGEYHVAELVTTVTDVYDRVSMHGVRRTLLRRQAESLGLPLVEVVVPPGSSNAVYEREMGKAFSNIRNKGIRRIAFGDIFLEDLRDYRERQLAASGLTCLFPLWKKPTRSLARTFIDEGFRAVTVCIYSKMLDESFAGRRFDTTFLDDLPSGVDPCGENGEFHTFVFDGPIFSQPIEFAGGTVVERDGFFFYDLL; this comes from the coding sequence TTGAGCGAACCGATTGCCCTTTGCTTCAGCGGCGGCAAGGACAGTGCCATGGCGCTTCAGGAAATCCGAAGGCGCGGGGAATACCACGTGGCGGAACTTGTGACAACGGTGACTGATGTCTATGATCGGGTGAGCATGCACGGAGTGCGTCGTACGCTGCTTCGCAGACAGGCGGAGTCCTTGGGTCTGCCGCTTGTGGAAGTCGTGGTGCCGCCGGGATCGTCAAATGCTGTCTACGAACGGGAAATGGGAAAGGCGTTCTCCAATATCCGCAACAAGGGCATTCGCCGGATTGCCTTCGGCGATATATTCCTAGAAGACCTTAGGGATTACAGAGAACGGCAGCTCGCGGCCTCGGGATTAACCTGCCTCTTCCCCCTATGGAAGAAGCCGACTCGGTCTTTAGCCCGGACCTTTATAGACGAGGGGTTTCGTGCGGTAACTGTATGCATTTACTCCAAAATGCTTGATGAGTCTTTCGCCGGACGCCGCTTCGACACGACGTTTCTTGATGACCTTCCAAGCGGGGTCGACCCCTGCGGAGAGAACGGGGAATTCCACACGTTTGTTTTCGACGGGCCGATATTCTCCCAGCCGATTGAGTTTGCGGGCGGTACGGTAGTGGAAAGAGACGGTTTCTTCTTTTACGACCTCTTGTAA
- a CDS encoding DnaJ domain-containing protein yields the protein MSVWGKIIGGAAGFALGGPIGALLGAMAGHAFVDTGERPTDTRSRKQVAFTAGVIVLAAKMAKADGVVREEEIQAFQKVFHPILRNEVKEAEVARVFNIAKKDSEGFEPYAQQLAEMFRGNPAVLEELLNCLFFIAKADNVYHPKENEYLKSVAEIFGLSEAAFRRIRAAHGVDKPDPYEVLGVTRDISDDKLKSKYRELVRAHHPDSLIAQGVPQEFVDAANEKLAVINDAYDRIEKERKAV from the coding sequence ATGAGCGTATGGGGAAAAATAATCGGCGGTGCCGCGGGTTTTGCTCTCGGCGGCCCTATCGGTGCGTTGCTCGGCGCCATGGCAGGTCACGCGTTCGTGGATACCGGGGAGCGGCCAACCGACACGCGCTCGAGAAAACAGGTTGCCTTCACGGCCGGAGTTATAGTGCTGGCGGCCAAGATGGCTAAAGCTGACGGGGTAGTGAGAGAAGAGGAGATCCAGGCTTTCCAAAAGGTGTTTCATCCGATCCTGAGAAACGAGGTAAAAGAAGCTGAGGTTGCCCGGGTTTTCAATATCGCTAAGAAAGACTCGGAAGGCTTTGAACCCTACGCACAGCAGCTTGCCGAGATGTTCAGGGGTAACCCCGCAGTTCTTGAGGAGCTTTTAAACTGCCTGTTTTTCATCGCCAAGGCAGATAACGTCTACCACCCCAAGGAAAACGAGTATCTCAAAAGCGTGGCCGAGATATTCGGACTGAGCGAAGCGGCATTCAGGCGAATCCGCGCCGCACATGGCGTTGACAAGCCGGATCCGTACGAAGTCCTGGGAGTTACAAGGGACATCTCGGACGACAAACTTAAAAGCAAGTACCGCGAACTTGTCCGCGCGCACCATCCCGACAGTCTGATAGCCCAAGGCGTTCCCCAGGAATTTGTTGATGCGGCAAACGAGAAGCTCGCAGTCATTAACGATGCCTACGACCGGATCGAGAAGGAGCGAAAGGCGGTCTGA
- a CDS encoding DUF4403 family protein produces the protein MKSPKETKIFKFAKIPLPYILNMGRIILVIFVLGVILAAGVFLSENVSRHDAERPTHKTPALEPLAKHLSRATIPVSVPIAAIGEALERKTPKQESGSRKNSLGRPFARSELSWNLSRSRLQVSGRSGALDIATELSGETRATGAIQLARKVDFSKSGNVLASVSLTASPTLETNWRVSPNLSEVKIDIQRADIPIKRIGNLDVRGDILPGVRITADALRTQFNQSVARSDFFEQAARKGWKRLCGSTPLGEDSDLWLETRPVVARAAQVRIARKDIRATIGIEVETRILTEQTQPECPFPRTLLLEEPKPGSFEIIMPTIIDYETLERKLAEEVVGKSLGKNISIAIKAIRVHPYGEKLLLETEVAVEAKILSGTEAKGTLYVVAEPELDAETQTITLENVALDIDSQNMLLLMAGKAAEPLLLEAVSKRLPFDLEPKLEELRDGAEDAILALSSENISVTGKVNRVRLTRLDVGPEHLRLVLTSEGRVRARVQAIP, from the coding sequence ATGAAATCTCCCAAGGAGACCAAAATCTTTAAATTCGCGAAAATTCCCTTACCATATATCCTCAATATGGGAAGGATAATACTGGTCATTTTCGTGCTCGGGGTGATTCTCGCAGCGGGGGTTTTCCTCTCGGAGAACGTGTCGAGGCATGACGCCGAAAGGCCCACTCACAAGACCCCGGCGCTTGAGCCGCTTGCGAAGCATCTTTCAAGAGCAACTATCCCGGTCTCCGTTCCCATAGCTGCCATAGGGGAAGCACTTGAGCGCAAGACGCCGAAGCAGGAATCGGGTTCAAGGAAAAACAGTCTCGGAAGACCCTTCGCCCGAAGCGAACTCAGCTGGAATCTAAGCCGTTCCCGTCTTCAGGTATCGGGCCGAAGCGGAGCCCTAGACATAGCGACCGAGCTTAGCGGAGAGACCCGCGCGACGGGGGCCATTCAGCTGGCAAGAAAAGTCGACTTCAGCAAAAGCGGCAACGTACTTGCAAGCGTCTCCCTCACCGCGAGTCCGACCCTCGAAACCAACTGGCGCGTATCCCCGAACCTCTCCGAGGTAAAAATAGATATACAAAGGGCCGACATACCGATAAAACGCATTGGAAACCTTGACGTGAGAGGAGATATACTTCCCGGAGTTCGAATCACAGCCGATGCGCTTCGCACGCAATTTAATCAAAGCGTGGCCAGAAGCGATTTTTTTGAGCAGGCGGCAAGAAAAGGCTGGAAGAGGCTTTGCGGTTCAACACCGCTTGGAGAAGACTCGGATCTCTGGCTTGAAACAAGGCCCGTAGTTGCGCGCGCGGCACAGGTCCGCATCGCCCGCAAAGACATCCGTGCCACGATTGGAATTGAAGTAGAAACGCGCATCCTGACAGAGCAGACGCAGCCAGAATGCCCCTTCCCGAGAACCTTGCTCCTAGAAGAGCCAAAGCCGGGAAGCTTCGAAATCATTATGCCCACCATAATCGACTACGAAACGCTTGAGCGAAAACTCGCCGAAGAGGTAGTCGGCAAGTCTCTGGGCAAGAACATCTCCATAGCCATAAAGGCAATAAGGGTCCACCCGTATGGAGAAAAGCTTCTGCTTGAAACCGAGGTGGCTGTGGAAGCCAAAATCCTCTCAGGCACGGAAGCGAAGGGAACCCTGTACGTGGTTGCCGAACCGGAACTAGACGCCGAGACGCAGACCATAACGCTGGAAAACGTAGCACTCGATATCGATTCGCAAAACATGCTTCTCTTAATGGCTGGAAAGGCAGCGGAGCCCCTGCTTCTCGAAGCCGTCTCAAAGCGTCTTCCATTTGACCTCGAGCCTAAGCTTGAGGAACTGCGAGATGGCGCGGAGGACGCGATTTTGGCACTTTCATCGGAGAACATTTCGGTTACAGGAAAAGTGAACCGGGTGCGCCTGACCCGCCTTGACGTAGGGCCCGAACACCTGCGTTTAGTCCTCACGTCAGAAGGCAGGGTTAGGGCAAGAGTGCAGGCAATTCCCTAG
- a CDS encoding TetR/AcrR family transcriptional regulator, whose protein sequence is MVQTNSVPERSTQSTQTSRKFRRRDEILRAATDLFSEKGYHEVTMEEIAEEMGVSKGTLYNYFSSKENLYLEILKESFDAIEALLHEEVENSDPAPLKLRKLLTTIFTFYRQNLKVLRILSRDETHLLKEHFELTEKWRTRRVRLYEKIIEKGIDEGSFVRQNPRLRALMLYGAVGAVMVHHDFSMDAGEVADAVFSQLASGLLINKDS, encoded by the coding sequence ATGGTTCAGACTAACAGCGTTCCCGAGAGAAGTACGCAGAGCACACAGACGTCCCGCAAGTTCAGGCGTCGCGATGAGATATTGAGAGCTGCGACCGACCTTTTCTCCGAGAAGGGCTACCACGAAGTCACCATGGAAGAGATAGCCGAGGAGATGGGCGTATCGAAAGGAACCCTCTACAACTACTTCTCTTCCAAGGAGAATCTCTACCTCGAAATCCTTAAGGAAAGCTTCGATGCCATAGAAGCACTCCTGCATGAAGAAGTAGAGAATTCGGACCCAGCCCCCCTGAAGCTCCGCAAGCTGCTTACGACCATATTCACTTTCTACAGACAGAACTTGAAGGTTCTTCGCATACTGAGCCGCGACGAGACGCATCTTCTTAAGGAACACTTTGAGCTTACCGAGAAGTGGAGAACGCGGCGGGTGAGGCTCTACGAAAAAATAATAGAAAAAGGCATAGACGAAGGAAGCTTCGTGAGGCAGAATCCGAGGCTTCGCGCCCTCATGCTCTACGGGGCCGTGGGTGCGGTAATGGTTCACCACGATTTCTCGATGGATGCGGGAGAGGTGGCCGACGCGGTTTTCTCGCAGCTGGCTTCCGGACTGCTGATAAACAAGGACTCTTAG
- a CDS encoding aminotransferase class I/II-fold pyridoxal phosphate-dependent enzyme codes for MSSYGYSSRTSHFVPPKQWASMRVARELERKTGKKIIHFEKGDYQGPDFDTPEHVLDATEQALRDGYVRYDPGPGLPELREAIAEKMGERGRPTEPDEVIVTAGAKHSLTMNLLTFLEDGDEVIFPNPGYPPDEVWAKYANAVIKHTPLTKPDWQFDVEKLEELITPKTKLVIINTPQRPNGHLVENPQEIADMLERHPQVMIISDEIFSQVTFGKPHLSISSIESIRDRVICIDTFSKTWAMTGWRIGWTVAPRPVIEKLSIFLQDSITNVAAFIQKAAHAALTGPQDWVENKLVLLEQKRDRMVAGLNSVDGITCDTPDGAFYAFADISGTGLTSQEFTDRLVERAAVAVVAGTAFGSQGEGYVRVTYACSDDDIDEGMKRMREADLS; via the coding sequence ATGTCATCATATGGATACAGTTCGCGCACCTCGCACTTTGTTCCGCCCAAGCAGTGGGCGAGCATGAGGGTTGCGAGGGAACTTGAGAGGAAAACGGGGAAAAAGATTATTCACTTCGAAAAGGGTGATTATCAGGGACCCGATTTCGATACGCCGGAGCATGTTCTTGACGCTACGGAGCAGGCGCTTAGAGACGGTTACGTAAGGTACGACCCAGGGCCGGGACTTCCCGAGCTTCGGGAGGCCATAGCGGAGAAGATGGGTGAGCGGGGAAGACCCACGGAACCCGACGAGGTCATAGTGACGGCGGGAGCGAAGCACTCCCTTACGATGAACCTTCTTACCTTTCTTGAGGACGGGGACGAGGTGATATTCCCGAACCCGGGATATCCTCCCGATGAGGTATGGGCCAAGTACGCAAACGCGGTGATAAAGCACACCCCGCTTACAAAGCCCGACTGGCAGTTCGACGTTGAGAAGCTGGAAGAACTCATCACCCCGAAAACCAAGCTCGTGATCATAAACACTCCCCAGAGGCCGAACGGCCACCTGGTGGAGAACCCCCAGGAGATAGCCGATATGCTTGAGCGCCATCCCCAGGTGATGATCATATCTGACGAGATATTCTCTCAGGTAACCTTCGGGAAGCCGCATCTCTCGATCTCATCGATAGAGAGCATACGCGACAGGGTGATCTGCATAGACACGTTTTCAAAGACATGGGCCATGACAGGGTGGAGAATAGGATGGACAGTGGCTCCTAGGCCCGTTATCGAGAAGCTCTCGATATTCCTTCAGGACTCGATCACAAACGTGGCTGCGTTTATACAGAAAGCTGCGCACGCGGCTCTAACCGGACCGCAGGACTGGGTGGAGAACAAGCTGGTTCTGCTCGAGCAGAAAAGGGACCGCATGGTCGCCGGGCTAAACAGCGTCGACGGCATAACATGCGATACTCCCGACGGTGCGTTCTACGCCTTTGCCGACATTTCGGGAACGGGACTTACCTCCCAGGAGTTCACCGACAGGCTGGTTGAGCGCGCGGCGGTCGCCGTAGTGGCCGGCACAGCTTTCGGTAGCCAGGGGGAAGGTTACGTGAGGGTCACCTACGCGTGTTCTGACGATGATATAGACGAGGGAATGAAAAGGATGAGGGAAGCTGATCTTTCCTGA